A segment of the Acidobacteriota bacterium genome:
CGGTATCGACTTTCCACGTTCGTAGAGACAGCCGATCGATCCGTCCGGGAGGATTGCCAGGTTGGAGTAGGCCGAGCGGCCGGGGTTCAGGAGTCTTGAGACGGGCCAGGTTTTTCCCGAGTCGTAGCTGAGCCGCACTGTCAGGTCGACTCGGTCTGTCTTGCTGGCCGGATTCGAGAAGAGGAGCCGGGAGGGTGACTCGGCGGCGCCGTGTCCGACGTGGCGTATGAGGCTGGCTTGGCAGATCGGCTCGATGAGGGTCGGGTCGAAGGAGAGTTCGGACCAGGTGGCTCCGCCGTCCTGGCTGGTCGCCAGGGCCCGCATGCCTCCGCGGTCGGGCCTGCCGCCCTGGCGTCCCCAGTAGTTGCGCATGTTGATCAGGAGTGTTCCGTCGTCTTTCTCGATAACCTGGCACTCGTCGGTGTGCGGGGCCACGGCGGCGCCGAGCTGCCAGGTTTCCCCGTGATCGTCGCTGTAGAAGACATGAGAGTACTGAACTCTCTCATCGCCCTCCTCGCCACTGCCCTTGCCATGGTCGCTGGGGATAACCAAGCGCCCCTTGTAGGGCTCGTGTTCAAGCTGAATTCCGATTCCGGGGCCGGTCGCCACCCAGGTCCAGTCAGGTTTCTTGACGGCAGCGGTGATGTCGACAGGGTCTGACCAGCTCACTCCGTCATCGGTACTCTTCGTCACCAGAACGTCCTTGTTGTCTCGGCAGAAGGGGAGCCAGATGGTACCGGTTTCCCGGTCCACCACGGGACAGGGGTTCCCGATGGTGATCTCTTCCGTTCCTCCCTCCTCGTACACAATCTGCGGATCCGACCAGGTTCGACCGCCGTCGGTACTTCTCTTCAACAGCAGGTCGATGTCGCCGTGGTCGCGGCGATTGTTCTTTCGACCTTCACAGAACGCCAGCAGACTGCCTTCCCTGGTGACGATCAAGGCCGGAATCCGGTAGGTGTGGTAGCCGTCTTCCCCACTCACAAACAGGTCAGCCTGGCTGGGGCCGGGGGAGGACTCCTGCGTTTCAGGTGGCGGTCCGCACCCGATGCCGAGAATCATGATTGCCACGGAAGCCTTGAGCAGGCCGTTGAGAGGTTTGCTTCGATTCACGATGCCTCCTTGGTCCGGTTCCCTTGGTTCCCTTCCTGACCGGCCGAATCCACGCCTTTCCGACATGTTGCTCGGCCGATAACGGGGCGTCCCTGTACAATCCCCAGGAAAGGGGCTAACGTCGTGACCAGCCCGATAACCTGCGAGCAGCAAGCGGGGTTCAACGACTGCCTTGTGGGGACATTCCCGTCAAGCCTAGTGGATTACGTCCCGTAGCTCAAGGGCTCGTTGGGAAGGGGCTGAACACCCCCATCCGCGGAGTGGAAGGGTCGTTTCAGGAGAGAGAGGAGGCGGGATGATCAGAGTCGATATCCACAGCCATATCTACGAACGGCGTCACTTTGCCGACAGGACCATTGAGGAGATTGAGTCCACCTATGGCAAGACCAACAAGTGCCACTGTCCGCCCGATGAGCACTGGGAGCAGGTGGCCCAGAAAGTCGAGCGGGCGGCCGTTTTTGCCATGATGATGAATGCCGCCGGACTGGTGGTCCCCAACGATTACGTCCATGAGTATGTCCGGCAACATCCGGAGAAGCTGGTGGGAGTGGCCAGCGTGGACCCCAATGATCCCGGCTGTATCGAACAGTTGGAGCATGCAGTCAGGAATTTCGGTTTCCGGGCGGTCAAGTTGAGCGGCGCCTACCAGGATTTCAACCCGGCCGCCCCCTGCCACGACCCGCTATACCGCAAGGCCCAGGAGCTTGACATTCCCGTCTTCTGGCATCAGAGCACCACCCCCTTTGCCATCACCCCCTTGCGCTGGTCGAAACCCATTCTCCTGGACGAGGTCGCCCAACGGTTCCCCAAGCTGCGGCAGATGATCTGCCATATCGGGCATCCCTGGCATACCGATGCGGTGATGATCGTTCGCAAGCATAGGAACGTTTATGCCGACATGTCGGGGTTCTGCATTCGGCCGCTACGATTCTACGAAGCGCTGGTCACGGCGATCGAATATGGGGTGGGTCACAAGATTCTGTTTGGATCCGATTATCCCTATGTTGGAGTGGATGATAGCGTTCGCGCTCTCTATGACACGTCCAGCATGGCTGAGCGGGCTGGTTTGCCGCCGGTGCCGAAGGCTTTTGTTGAGGAGTTGCTGGAGCGGGATTCCTTGAAGATGCTGGGGATGGATTGAGGGGGAGCATTGTCGGTGGGGGGCTGGACGTTCTGCGCGGGGGGTGCCGGGATAGTCTATTGGTAATTCCTTTCTTCTAGCAGCGTTGTCGCTTACGGTGGAGCTGCCGTATAAGCGGCTGGCGTGAAAATGGAAACACAGTGACTACCACTACCGTATCAGCCTTCTCCATTCGGCTCGACTTCGGTGCAGACCGCATTCATCCTTTACACAATGAGCCGGGAGCGGAGGCGTCCTTGGTTGATCGGNNNNNNNNNNNNNNNNNNNNNNNNNNNNNNNNNNNNNNNNNNNNNNNNNNNNNNNNNNNNNNNNNNNNNNNNNNNNNNNNNNNNNNNNNNNNNNNNNNNNNNNGCCATCTTCCCAAGACATTGCTTTTCTCCTTCCCGGAGTGTGATTTCGGTACGGGGCGGCGGCGTTGGTTGATTGAAGTGCGAGAGATAGGTGAAGTTGGGCCGGGTGCTGCATCCCAGGAAACTGAGCGGTACGCAACGGGAGTGCATGCGGGCGGGACGCCCGCGCTCCCAGGTGGGGCCATCTTCCCAAGACATTGCTTTTCTCCTTCCCGGAGTGTGATTTCGGTACGGGGCGGCGGCGTTGGTTGATTGAAGTGCGAGAGATAGGTGAAGTTGGGCCGGGTGCTGCATCCCAGGAAACTGAGCGGTACGCAACGGGAGTGCATGCGGGCGGGACGCCCGCGCTCCCAGGTGGGGCCATCTTCCTACGGCATCGCTTTTGTCCTATACGGTGGAGTGATTGGCAGGCAGCCTGCGGGCAAAGAAAAACGGCGGCATCGATGATGCCGCCGTTTTGCGTTTTTCCGGATCAGGAACCGTTCGTGTGGATTTCCCGACCCGAGGCTCCGGAGCAGTTGATTTAACTACGATCTTTCCGCTACAGGTCGAAGCGGTCCAGGGTCATTACCTTGGTCCAGGCCGCAACGAAGTCCTTCACGAAGTCTTCCTTGGCATCCCCGGCCGCGTAGAACTCGGTCACGGAGCGCAGCTCGGAGTTGGAACCGAAGATCAGGTCGACCGGAGTCGCCGTCCACTTGACCTCACCCGTGGAGCGGTCGCGACCTTCGTACACGCCCGCGGTGGAGGACTTGGTCCACTGGGTTGACATGTCGACCAGGTTGACGAAGAAGTCGTTGCTCAGGGTGCCGGGACGGTCGGTGAACACTCCGTGGCGAGAGCCTCCCGAATTGGCATTCAGGACTCGCAGGCCGCCGACCAGCACCGTCATTTCGGAGACGGTCAGGTTCAGCATGGCTGCCTTCTCCACCAGCCTCTCCACCGGTGATCGGGAGTTACGTCCGGCGAAGTAATTGCGGAACCCGTCGGCGGTGGGTTCGAGCAGGGCGAAGGAATCCGCGTCGGTCTGCTCCATCGTGGCGTCCATGCGCCCGGGTGCAAAGGGCACGTCCACGTCCATCCCGGCTTTCTTGGCCGCCTTCTCGATGGCAGCCGCACCGCCCAGAACGACCAGGTCCGCCAGAGAGACCCGCTTGCCGCCGGACTGGGCGCCGTTGAATCCGCTCCGGATACCCTCCAGGGTCTTCAATACGCGGCCCAGCTCGGCCGGATCGTTGGCAGCCCAACCCTTCTGGGGCGCCAGGCGAATCCGTCCCCCGTTGGCGCCGCCGCGCATGTCGGTCCCGCGGAAAGTGGATGCGGAAGCCCAGGCCGCCCTGACCAATTCGGCGGTAGACAGCCCGGAGCCCAGGATCTTGGTTTTCAACCCGGCCGCATCCTTGGCATCGATCAGGGCATGATCGACCGCAGGAATCGGGTCTTGCCATACGAATTCCCGGTCAGGCGCCAGATCGCCGAGGTAACGCGACCTCGGACCCAGGTCGCGGTGAATCAGCTTGAACCAGGCCCGGGCGAAGGCGTCCTCGAACTCCTTCGGGTTCTTGAGCCAGCGCGAGGTGATCTCGCGATAGGCCGGGTCGACCCTGAGGGCGATGTCGGTGGTGAGCATCATGGGCGCATGCCGCTTGTTCGGATCGTGGGCATCCGGCACCAGGTCGGCCGCGGCGCCGCCGGCCGGCTTCCACTGGGTTGCACCCCCAGGGCTTTGAGTCAGCTCCCACTCGAAGCCGTACAGGTTTTCCAGGAAGTTGTGGGTCCAGGCCGCCGGGTCTCGCGTCCAGGCTCCTTCCAGGCCACTGGTGATGGTGTCGCCGCGATTGCCTTTGCCGTACTTGTTTTTCCAACCGAATCCCTGGGCTTCGATATCGCCGGCCTCCGGCTCCACACCGACGTACTTGGAAGGATCGGCGGCGCCATGGGCCTTTCCGAAGGTATGGCCGCCGGCGATCAGCGCGGCCGTCTCTTCGTCATTCATCCCCATGCGGCCGAAAGCCTCCCGGATGGCGTGAGCAGCCGCCTGCGGATTGGGTTTGCCGCCCGGGCCCTGGGGGTTCACGTAAATCAGGCCCATCTGGGTGGCGCCCAGAGGACGAATCAGCTTCCCGTCCTTGTCGCGTCGATCGAAGGCGAGCCACTGGCCCTCGGGTCCCCAGTTCACGTCTTCGGGATACCAGGCATCGACACGACCGCCGGCGAAGCCCAGGGTCTTGAAGCCCATGGACTCCATGGCCACGTCACCCGCCAGGATCAGCAGGTCGGCCCAGGAGATCTTGCGGCCGTACTTCTCCTTGATCGGCCAGAGCAATCGCGTCGCCTTGTCCAGGTTGGCGTTATCGGGCCAACTGTTGAGCGGCGCCAGGCGTTGCAGTCCGCCGTCACCGCCACCCCGTCCGTCGATGGTTCGATAGGTGCCGGCACTGTGCCAGGCCATGCGAATGAAAAACGGCCCGTAGTGGCCATAGTCGGCCGGCCACCAGTCCTGGGAAGTCGTCATCAGCCTGGTGAGATCTGCCTTCAACGCCTGCAGGTCGAGACTCTCGAACGCCTTGGCATAGTCGAAGCCGTTGCCGACCGGACCGGATTCCCGAGACACCTGGCGCAGCGGTTCGAGGCTCAGCCGGTTGGGCCACCAGTAGTCATTGTCGGGCGCCTTGTCCTTGGCGCCTGCCGTGCCGATCGGCGCGACCGGAGAGAACCCGATCGCCAGCAGGGTGATTACGGATATCGTTCGTTTAAACATCTGAGTTGCTCCTTTGGATTCGAATTACATCAATGCGGCGAGTGCGCTCAAGAAGCGCGGCCCGGTGGTTCGGAAACCTAATGGAGGCAAGACCGGTCCACGCTCCCCGGATGTCGTGTCGTTTTCGCAATCGGTCTGTGCCTACAGTTTATACCACGGGCTCACTTGGCGCCCCCGGATGCTTCGTTCCTTCCGCCGGACAAGGAGGGTTCTGCCTCTCCTTCAGCTTCTTGCACAGTTTCTCAGGTCACTGCCCAAGGAAATCGCAAGACGGGGATCGTGAGTCTATACTTCCCCGTTCTGATATGTCTAAGATATTATTTCTATCTTTTGCATAGTCTATTCCTATCAGCATGAAGAGCATGAAGACCTACAATTTCACTCTCAGACAGCTTCAATACGTCCTTGCCGTGGCGGAAACCATGAGCTTCCGGCGGGCCGCCGAGCTTTGCAACGTTTCTCAGCCGTCCTTGAGCGCCCAGGTGGCGGAGATGGAGTCTGCACTTTCCGTTTCTCTGTTCGAACGGGACCGGCGCGGCGTGCTGGTTACCGCGGCGGGACGGGAACTGATCGGCAGAGCGCGCCGCGTCCTGGTCGAAGTGGACGACTTCGCCGAAGCCGCCAATCAGTTCATCGACCCCCTGGCCGGCACACTTCGGATCGGCGTGATTCCAACGGTCGGGCCCTATCTGCTTCCCCACGTTGTCCCCGCGCTGCGAAAAGCCTTTCCTCATCTGACGCTGATCTGGATCGAAGACAAGACCGACGCTCTTCTCCGCGCTCTGAAACGGGGAGACCTGGTGGCGGCGCTGCTGGCGCTGGAGGCCGATCTGGCCGACCTGGACCACCACACGGTTGCCGTCGATCCCTTCGTGTTGGCAGTCCCGCGGGGGCACGAACTCGATCGCGGCACCAGGCCCGTAAGGCGGAACAGGTTGCGCGGCGAGCGTGTCCTGCTGCTCGACGACGGGCACTGCTTCAGGGATCAGGCCCTCGAGTACTGTTCGAGCAACAGGCTCGAGGAAATGGGGTTTCGCGCCACCAGCATGCCCACTCTGACCCAGATGGTCTCCAGCGGCGCCGGAGTCACGCTGCTGCCGACGATGGCGGTGCCCACCGAGACTCACCGTTCCCAACTATCGATTCGAACGCTCGAGCGGCCTGTCCCCTTCCGAACCATCGTGCTCGGTTGGCGCCGCCGATCGGCAATGGCCGACACCTTGCGGACGGTGGCGGAAACCCTTCGTCTCACGGTGGAAAGGGATCGGGAAATCCTCGGGGAGGCAGGTGCGCCCCGTGAAGGGGGTGGGACCGTCGAGCCGGCGGCGGTGTCTGACGAGTAGAGCCGGTCCCTTGACCGAGCCGGCCACGGTGCGGGTATCGCCAAGCCGGTCCATCGCGATGGCAAAAACCGACATGCTCAGGGAGGGAACAGGGGGTGTCAGGTGAGCAACATCACACTAAAGGCACAAGGGGTCTCAAGGCTCATCGAATAGGGAGAGGGGCCGCGAACCGCGGTGCGCAATCGACTGCAGTCGCTGACGCAGGCTGAATCGGAAAATCGGGCAGCCTTCCGCATCGCCCACCCGCACCGATGCTCAGAGCCTGCCCCGAGGTGTTCCCGCAATCGTCACATTGGCTGCGGGCTCGGACGTGCTCTCAAGGATCCATTCGCGGAACGCCTGGACCTCGGGCTTTCGCCGCGCGCCGGCGGTCGTCATCAGACAGCATCGCGTGGGCACCTCATTGCACCGGTCGAACAACGGTACCAGAGTCCCCTGTTCCAGTTCAGGCGCAATGGTGGCCGGGCGTCCAACGGCGGCCCCCATGCCATTCAGGGCCGCATGCAGCACCATGCTGCACAGGCGGAAACCCGATGCGTGCGACAGGTCCGGTGGGGGGCCGCCCTGGGCCGCGAACCATTGGGCCCAGTCCGAAGGCCACCCCAGATGGTAGAGCAGGGGCCACGAATACAAGTCCGCCAGGTTGCGGGGCCGTCCGTGGTTCTCGAAAAGGACCGGACTGCAGAGTGCAACCAACGAATCCTCGAACAACGTCTCCCGCAGGGCCACCTCCGTGCTCGGCGCTTTGGTCCCACCGTCATAGGTAATCCAGACGTCGAAGTCGGTCCGGTTGGGGTCGACGCCGAGGTGGTCCGTCTCCAACTCGATGGCGATGTCGGGATGGGAAGCGTTGAAGTCCGCGATCTTCGGCATCAGCCACCGCTCGGCAACGGACTCGACCACGACCACGCTGAGGCGCCGCAACTGCGGCCCGCTTCCGTAACGGTCGATGACTTCCTGGATTTCAGTGAGAATGCCTTGCACATCCCCCCAACAGGCCTTGCCGCGTGAGTTCAGCGCAACGCTTCGGCGATCGCGGTCGAACAGGTTGTGGCCGAGGTGTTTTTCGAGCATCTTGACGCGGTGGGCGACGGCGGCGGCAGTGACATGGAGTTCCTCCGCAGCCCGGGCAAAGCTCTGGTGCCGGGCCGCAGCATCGAAGAAACGGAGACACTCGAGCGGCGGTAGCGGAGACATGGGTTGTCGACGGGTTGTTAGTCGTACTGTAGGCATAGCATATTTTTGCCTC
Coding sequences within it:
- a CDS encoding sialidase family protein, whose translation is MNRSKPLNGLLKASVAIMILGIGCGPPPETQESSPGPSQADLFVSGEDGYHTYRIPALIVTREGSLLAFCEGRKNNRRDHGDIDLLLKRSTDGGRTWSDPQIVYEEGGTEEITIGNPCPVVDRETGTIWLPFCRDNKDVLVTKSTDDGVSWSDPVDITAAVKKPDWTWVATGPGIGIQLEHEPYKGRLVIPSDHGKGSGEEGDERVQYSHVFYSDDHGETWQLGAAVAPHTDECQVIEKDDGTLLINMRNYWGRQGGRPDRGGMRALATSQDGGATWSELSFDPTLIEPICQASLIRHVGHGAAESPSRLLFSNPASKTDRVDLTVRLSYDSGKTWPVSRLLNPGRSAYSNLAILPDGSIGCLYERGKSIPYETITFARFTMDWLMGGG
- a CDS encoding amidohydrolase family protein — protein: MIRVDIHSHIYERRHFADRTIEEIESTYGKTNKCHCPPDEHWEQVAQKVERAAVFAMMMNAAGLVVPNDYVHEYVRQHPEKLVGVASVDPNDPGCIEQLEHAVRNFGFRAVKLSGAYQDFNPAAPCHDPLYRKAQELDIPVFWHQSTTPFAITPLRWSKPILLDEVAQRFPKLRQMICHIGHPWHTDAVMIVRKHRNVYADMSGFCIRPLRFYEALVTAIEYGVGHKILFGSDYPYVGVDDSVRALYDTSSMAERAGLPPVPKAFVEELLERDSLKMLGMD
- the katG gene encoding catalase/peroxidase HPI, encoding MFKRTISVITLLAIGFSPVAPIGTAGAKDKAPDNDYWWPNRLSLEPLRQVSRESGPVGNGFDYAKAFESLDLQALKADLTRLMTTSQDWWPADYGHYGPFFIRMAWHSAGTYRTIDGRGGGDGGLQRLAPLNSWPDNANLDKATRLLWPIKEKYGRKISWADLLILAGDVAMESMGFKTLGFAGGRVDAWYPEDVNWGPEGQWLAFDRRDKDGKLIRPLGATQMGLIYVNPQGPGGKPNPQAAAHAIREAFGRMGMNDEETAALIAGGHTFGKAHGAADPSKYVGVEPEAGDIEAQGFGWKNKYGKGNRGDTITSGLEGAWTRDPAAWTHNFLENLYGFEWELTQSPGGATQWKPAGGAAADLVPDAHDPNKRHAPMMLTTDIALRVDPAYREITSRWLKNPKEFEDAFARAWFKLIHRDLGPRSRYLGDLAPDREFVWQDPIPAVDHALIDAKDAAGLKTKILGSGLSTAELVRAAWASASTFRGTDMRGGANGGRIRLAPQKGWAANDPAELGRVLKTLEGIRSGFNGAQSGGKRVSLADLVVLGGAAAIEKAAKKAGMDVDVPFAPGRMDATMEQTDADSFALLEPTADGFRNYFAGRNSRSPVERLVEKAAMLNLTVSEMTVLVGGLRVLNANSGGSRHGVFTDRPGTLSNDFFVNLVDMSTQWTKSSTAGVYEGRDRSTGEVKWTATPVDLIFGSNSELRSVTEFYAAGDAKEDFVKDFVAAWTKVMTLDRFDL
- a CDS encoding LysR substrate-binding domain-containing protein, giving the protein MKTYNFTLRQLQYVLAVAETMSFRRAAELCNVSQPSLSAQVAEMESALSVSLFERDRRGVLVTAAGRELIGRARRVLVEVDDFAEAANQFIDPLAGTLRIGVIPTVGPYLLPHVVPALRKAFPHLTLIWIEDKTDALLRALKRGDLVAALLALEADLADLDHHTVAVDPFVLAVPRGHELDRGTRPVRRNRLRGERVLLLDDGHCFRDQALEYCSSNRLEEMGFRATSMPTLTQMVSSGAGVTLLPTMAVPTETHRSQLSIRTLERPVPFRTIVLGWRRRSAMADTLRTVAETLRLTVERDREILGEAGAPREGGGTVEPAAVSDE
- a CDS encoding LysR substrate-binding domain-containing protein, producing MSPLPPLECLRFFDAAARHQSFARAAEELHVTAAAVAHRVKMLEKHLGHNLFDRDRRSVALNSRGKACWGDVQGILTEIQEVIDRYGSGPQLRRLSVVVVESVAERWLMPKIADFNASHPDIAIELETDHLGVDPNRTDFDVWITYDGGTKAPSTEVALRETLFEDSLVALCSPVLFENHGRPRNLADLYSWPLLYHLGWPSDWAQWFAAQGGPPPDLSHASGFRLCSMVLHAALNGMGAAVGRPATIAPELEQGTLVPLFDRCNEVPTRCCLMTTAGARRKPEVQAFREWILESTSEPAANVTIAGTPRGRL